One window of the Hoplias malabaricus isolate fHopMal1 chromosome Y, fHopMal1.hap1, whole genome shotgun sequence genome contains the following:
- the LOC136678260 gene encoding protein strawberry notch homolog 2-like isoform X1 → MPILVTSAVMDPEDFLHPEGPQLGSPKYSVPSPPLLNTMESQMLSANSWQPFSQQPQYNQHYTMQQTGRQYQPNSTPVDFFSDMDFSDLTSIRNGDFAPDLSCIDELSNTSLFSSPPDSLSEYNDPSGLELNSQPPLTSQGSISTPSLWETPGHSQKELVPSIPHFTRFSGLSNLDEISAILNSTQYKLPEVFPPPPQPPPPPPPEEEEDADVEEAEELGHMDTYSEYKPSKSTIGISHPDIVVETSTLSSVPPPDVTYTLSIPENVIQTGLLSALQLEAIIYACQQHEVILQNNQRAGFLIGDGAGVGKGRTVAGIILENYLKGRKRALWFSVSNDLKYDAERDLKDIEAPNIPVFALNKIKYGDTATSEGVLFATYSALIGESQAGGQHRTRLKQILDWCKSDFDGVIVFDECHKAKNATSTKMGKAVLDLQNKLPLARVVYASATGASEPKNMIYMSRLGIWGQGTPFKTFEDFLHAIEKRGVGAMEIVAMDMKVSGMYIARQLSFSGVSFRIEEITLDEEFKVVYNKAARLWAEALEIFTRAADMLGLVSRKSLWGQFWSSHQRFFKYLCIAAKVRRLVELAQTELDHGKCIVIGLQSTGEARTREVLDENDGHLDRFVSAAEGVFQSLVQKHFPLEKPKREKTAGSKRKRKPRGRPPKFPKHCVEVGGVIKISDDSDTDSEDIDSDSNSSPESLLDNDDVIFVNHINGPSAKLEELKHGLLVKIAELGKELPLNTLDELIDRFGGPERVSEMTGRKGRVVRRPDGRVQYESRAEQGLTIDHVNIKEKERFMGGEKLVAIISEAASSGISLQADKRVQNQRRRVHMTLELPWSADRAIQQFGRTHRSNQVSAPEYIFLISELAGERRFACIVAKRLESLGALTHGDRRATESRDLSKYNFENKYGTKALDKITKAILGQIENKVPAPKGYPGGEARFFADIKKGMIDVGILCREPRFGLNPEKDCTITKFLNRILGLEVHKQNSLFQYFTDNFDYLIEKDKKEGKYDLGILDLAPGNDEIHEEKQEVFLTPGNPQEGQVILYKISVDRGMPWDEACRKAETLNMEHEGFYVSNKLRGSQPCVLLAEQGRGRNLILYKPNIGRQAHPENLDNLLLRYRKVTPDEAKDCWENQFVFSFKKCSHANWKGKCKQVEQGQECWLGMRLRQYHMLCGALLRVWKRVADVVSDITNSSILQIVRLKTKQNSKQVGIKIPENCVERVRSELAQMDGEVKRARQEKEKIAQEKLLQEQRARQFLFRLEQQKLLFGCRIFKQPPPYPGSHPGQVIPPKTQAVEEVLDLTLSPCPSPEPLANGANGGTVLNGTAGINGVFGLHRGGSVGGPKFPETLHLEELISQEQQRDMQAPLQQNMTHLPRPSQAHSNFLALKQQLKSNPHTVHTLKQQHTALGVLQQSVAPAPSVFSTQVSSQVAARFNPQIMRLQNENKPLPQLKPHTNSLTNHTLHGHQLQQRTDGMSHAPHSLLPSPLQQGGHQHASMHTHTPSVCTHGLERQIPANEHTPLSLKTCQQSQQAVSSQSVLESSTTAQSEISFNFDTAIPYSFTSPVPQATSSSAQSFSCSSSRTLPLFSTLSSSSLSNSSISSSSLFAPSSERPPLQLVNGHCSMDALDARETPDLMTHGTSGDRRQSVIQYKQQDWDS, encoded by the exons TTGGTCCCATCAATTCCACACTTCACCAGGTTTTCAGGTTTGAGCAATCTGGACGAAATCAGTGCCATCCTGAACAGCACACAGTATAAG CTCCCTGAAGTttttccaccaccaccacaaccaccaccacctccaccacctgaAGAGGAAGAGGATGCAGACGTGGAAGAGGCAGAAGAGCTTGGTCACATGGACACGTACTCTGAATACAAGCCATCCAAGT CTACCATTGGAATCTCTCACCCGGACATTGTAGTGGAGACTAGCACACTCTCTAGTGTACCTCCCCCAGACGTCACATATACTCTTTCCATCCCAGAAAACGTCATCCAGACTGGTCTGCTGTCTGCTTTGCAGCTTGAGGCCATCATCTATGCTTGCCAG CAACATGAAGTGATCCTGCAGAACAACCAGAGGGCAGGTTTTCTGATTGGGGATGGAGCTGGTGTGGGGAAGGGCCGGACTGTGGCTGGGATCATACTGGAGAACTATTTAAAGGGAAGAAAGAGAGCCCTATG GTTCAGTGTGTCTAATGACCTGAAATATGATGCAGAAAGAGACCTCAAGGACATAGAGGCCCCTAATATTCCTGTTTTTGCTTTAAACAAG aTTAAATATGGAGATACAGCTACCTCAGAGGGCGTCCTGTTTGCCACATACTCAGCACTGATTGGAGAGAGTCAGGCTGGGGGACAACACCGCACCAGACTCAAACAGATACTAGACTGGTGTAAATCTGATTTTGATGGAGTC ATTGTGTTTGATGAATGCCATAAAGCCAAAAATGCAACGTCCACTAAGATGGGCAAAGCTGTACTGGACCTGCAGAACAAATTGCCCTTGGCCAGGGTTGTCTATGCTAGTGCCACAG GTGCCTCTGAGCCAAAGAACATGATCTATATGAGCCGGTTGGGTATCTGGGGACAGGGCACACCCTTCAAGACATTTGAGGACTTCCTGCATGCCATTGAAAAAAG GGGCGTAGGTGCCATGGAGATAGTTGCCATGGATATGAAAGTCAGTGGCATGTACATAGCCCGGCAGCTCAGCTTTTCTGGTGTGTCGTTCCGCATCGAGGAGATCACCCTGGATGAGGAGTTCAAGGTGGTCTACAACAAGGCTGCCCGTCTG TGGGCTGAGGCTCTGGAGATTTTCACCAGAGCAGCAGACATGCTGGGACTGGTTTCACGGAAGTCCCTCTGGGGCCAGTTCTGGTCCTCTCACCAGCgcttttttaaatatctctgtatCGCCGCCAAAGTGCGCCGCCTTGTGGAGCTTGCTCAGACTGAGCTGGACCATGGCAAG tgtattgtgATTGGGTTGCAGTCGACTGGCGAGGCCCGTACTCGAGAGGTTCTAGATGAGAATGATGGACACCTAGACCGATTTGTCTCTGCAGCTGA GGGTGTGTTTCAGTCTTTAGTTCAGAAGCATTTTCCATTAGAGAAACCGAAGAGAGAGAAGACTGCTGGAAGTAAGAGAAAAC GAAAGCCCAGAGGTCGCCCACCCAAATTTCCAAAGCACTGTGTGGAGGTGGGAGGTGTTATTAAAATCAGTGATGACTCTGATACAGACTCTGAGGACATAGACAGTGATTCCAACTCCTCCCCTGAGTCCCTGCTGGATAATGATGATGTTATCTTTGTTAACCACATCAATGGACCTTCTG CGAAACTAGAGGAACTGAAACACGGGCTGCTGGTTAAGATAGCTGAGCTAGGAAAGGAGCTTCCTCTCAACACACTGGACGAGCTGATTGACAGGTTTGGAGGGCCAGAAAGAGTATCAGAG ATGACAGGGCGTAAAGGTCGCGTAGTGCGGAGACCGGATGGCAGGGTGCAGTATGAATCACGGGCAGAGCAAGGGCTCACGATAGACCATGTTAACATAAAAGAGAAGGAGCGTTTCATGGGAGGCGAGAAG ctGGTGGCAATCATCTCAGAGGCAGCAAGTTCAGGGATCTCTCTGCAGGCGGATAAACGAGTGCAGAACCAGAGGCGGAGAGTGCACATGACCCTGGAGTTGCCCTGGAGTGCTGACCGCGCCATCCAGCAGTTCG GACGCACTCACCGATCCAATCAAGTGAGCGCTCCAGAATACATATTTCTCATATCGGAGCTGGCAGGAGAAAGAAGATTTGCCTGCATTGTGGCCAAGCGATTGGAGAGCTTG GGTGCACTTACCCATGGAGACAGACGGGCCACTGAGTCTAGAGACCTGAGCAAATACAACTTTGAAAACAAA TATGGCACCAAGGCATTGGACAAGATCACTAAAGCTATTTTGGGACAAATTGAAAACAAAGTCCCAGCACCAAAAGGTTATCCAGGGGGTGAAGCAAGGTTCTTTGCAG ATATCAAGAAAGGCATGATTGATGTGGGTATTTTATGTAGGGAGCCACGCTTTGGTCTTAATCCAGAGAAAG ACTGCACTATCACCAAGTTCCTAAACCGGATTTTGGGACTGGAGGTGCACAAACAGAATTCTCTCTTCCAGTACTTCACTGACAACTTTGACTACTTGATAGAAAAGGATAAGAAGGAAGGCAAATACGACTTGGGCATCCTTG ATTTGGCACCGGGTAATGATGAGATCCACGAGGAGAAGCAAGAAGTGTTTCTGACTCCTGGAAACCCCCAGGAAGGCCAAGTCATCCTCTATAAG ATCAGCGTGGATAGGGGGATGCCCTGGGATGAGGCTTGTAGGAAAGCAGAGACACTTAATATGGAACACGAGGGATTCTATGTCTCAAACAag CTTCGAGGGAGCCAGCCATGTGTACTGTTGGCAGAGCAAGGCAGAGGTCGTAATCTCATTCTGTACAAGCCCAACATCGGCAGGCAGGCCCATCCTGAGAACTTGGACAACCTGCTGCTGCGCTACCGCAAG GTGACTCCAGATGAAGCCAAGGATTGCTGGGAGAATCAGTTTGTTTTCTCATTCAAAAAGTGCAGCCATGCCAACTG GAAGGGCAAGTGTAAGCAGGTGGAGCAGGGTCAGGAGTGCTGGCTTGGCATGCGTCTGCGGCAGTATCACATGCTGTGTGGAGCTTTGCTGAGAGTGTGGAAGCGAGTCGCAGATGTTGTCTCTGACATCACCAATTCCAGCATCTTGCAGATTGTGCGCCTCAAAACCAAACAGAACAGCAAGCAAGTTG GTATAAAGATCCCAGAAAACTGTGTGGAGCGTGTACGCAGCGAACTTGCCCAGATGGATGGAGAGGTGAAGCGGGCTCgacaggagaaggagaagattGCGCAGGAAAAGCTTTTGCAGGAGCAGCGTGCCCGGCAGTTTCTCTTTCGGCTGGAGCAGCAGAAGCTTCTGTTTGGCTGCAGAATTTTCAAACAGCCTCCACCCTACCCTGGCAGCCACCCTGGCCAGGTCATTCCACCAAAAACCCAAGCTGTGGAAGAGGTGCTGGACCTCACGCTGAGCCCGTGCCCTTCTCCAGAGCCTTTGGCCAACGGTGCAAATGGAGGCACTGTTCTTAACGGAACAGCCGGGATAAACGGTGTATTTGGATTACACAGAGGAGGAAGTGTAGGAGGCCCGAAGTTTCCTGAGACACTTCATCTGGAAGAACTGATTTCTCAGGAGCAGCAGAGGGACATGCAAGCTCCATTACAGCAGAACATGACACATCTTCCACGCCCCTCACAGGCCCACAGCAACTTCCTTGCTCTAAAGCAGCAGCTGAAGAGCAATCCACACACCGTCCACACACTGAAGCAACAGCACACAGCACTTGGAGTGCTTCAACAAAGCGTGGCACCTGCACCCagtgttttcagcacacaggttTCCAGTCAAGTAGCAGCCCGGTTTAATCCTCAGATTATGAGGCTCCAGAACGAGAACAAGCCGCTCCCACAGCTAAAGCCACACACCAACTCTCTAACCAACCATACTTTGCATGGACACCAGCTGCAGCAGCGCACGGATGGGATGTCGCATGCACCTCACTCACTGCTACCGTCACCTTTACAACAAGGTGGTCATCAACATGCAtcgatgcacacacacacacccagcgtATGCACGCATGGGCTAGAAAGGCAGATCCCAGCTAACGAACACACACCGCTTTCACTAAAAACATGTCAGCAGTCGCAGCAGGCGGTCAGCAGTCAGTCTGTACTAGAAAGTTCCACAACTGCACAGAGCGAGATTAGTTTCAACTTCGATACGGCCATTCCATATTCGTTCACCTCTCCAGTTCCTCAAGCCACATCCTCTTCTGCCCAGTCGTTTTCTTGCTCCTCTTCCCGCACGTTgcccctcttctccacactgAGCTCATCTTCACTCTCAAACTCTTCAATCTCTTCTTCCTCACTCTTCGCACCCTCCTCCGAGCGGCCTCCCCTTCAGTTAGTCAACGGACACTGCAGCATGGACGCCCTGGACGCACGTGAGACACCAGACCTCATGACACACGGAACTTCTGGTGACAGGCGCCAGTCTGTTATTCAGTACAAACAGCAGGACTGGGACAGCTAA
- the LOC136678260 gene encoding protein strawberry notch homolog 2-like isoform X2, with the protein MPILVTSAVMDPEDFLHPEGPQLGSPKYSVPSPPLLNTMESQMLSANSWQPFSQQPQYNQHYTMQQTGSDMDFSDLTSIRNGDFAPDLSCIDELSNTSLFSSPPDSLSEYNDPSGLELNSQPPLTSQGSISTPSLWETPGHSQKELVPSIPHFTRFSGLSNLDEISAILNSTQYKLPEVFPPPPQPPPPPPPEEEEDADVEEAEELGHMDTYSEYKPSKSTIGISHPDIVVETSTLSSVPPPDVTYTLSIPENVIQTGLLSALQLEAIIYACQQHEVILQNNQRAGFLIGDGAGVGKGRTVAGIILENYLKGRKRALWFSVSNDLKYDAERDLKDIEAPNIPVFALNKIKYGDTATSEGVLFATYSALIGESQAGGQHRTRLKQILDWCKSDFDGVIVFDECHKAKNATSTKMGKAVLDLQNKLPLARVVYASATGASEPKNMIYMSRLGIWGQGTPFKTFEDFLHAIEKRGVGAMEIVAMDMKVSGMYIARQLSFSGVSFRIEEITLDEEFKVVYNKAARLWAEALEIFTRAADMLGLVSRKSLWGQFWSSHQRFFKYLCIAAKVRRLVELAQTELDHGKCIVIGLQSTGEARTREVLDENDGHLDRFVSAAEGVFQSLVQKHFPLEKPKREKTAGSKRKRKPRGRPPKFPKHCVEVGGVIKISDDSDTDSEDIDSDSNSSPESLLDNDDVIFVNHINGPSAKLEELKHGLLVKIAELGKELPLNTLDELIDRFGGPERVSEMTGRKGRVVRRPDGRVQYESRAEQGLTIDHVNIKEKERFMGGEKLVAIISEAASSGISLQADKRVQNQRRRVHMTLELPWSADRAIQQFGRTHRSNQVSAPEYIFLISELAGERRFACIVAKRLESLGALTHGDRRATESRDLSKYNFENKYGTKALDKITKAILGQIENKVPAPKGYPGGEARFFADIKKGMIDVGILCREPRFGLNPEKDCTITKFLNRILGLEVHKQNSLFQYFTDNFDYLIEKDKKEGKYDLGILDLAPGNDEIHEEKQEVFLTPGNPQEGQVILYKISVDRGMPWDEACRKAETLNMEHEGFYVSNKLRGSQPCVLLAEQGRGRNLILYKPNIGRQAHPENLDNLLLRYRKVTPDEAKDCWENQFVFSFKKCSHANWKGKCKQVEQGQECWLGMRLRQYHMLCGALLRVWKRVADVVSDITNSSILQIVRLKTKQNSKQVGIKIPENCVERVRSELAQMDGEVKRARQEKEKIAQEKLLQEQRARQFLFRLEQQKLLFGCRIFKQPPPYPGSHPGQVIPPKTQAVEEVLDLTLSPCPSPEPLANGANGGTVLNGTAGINGVFGLHRGGSVGGPKFPETLHLEELISQEQQRDMQAPLQQNMTHLPRPSQAHSNFLALKQQLKSNPHTVHTLKQQHTALGVLQQSVAPAPSVFSTQVSSQVAARFNPQIMRLQNENKPLPQLKPHTNSLTNHTLHGHQLQQRTDGMSHAPHSLLPSPLQQGGHQHASMHTHTPSVCTHGLERQIPANEHTPLSLKTCQQSQQAVSSQSVLESSTTAQSEISFNFDTAIPYSFTSPVPQATSSSAQSFSCSSSRTLPLFSTLSSSSLSNSSISSSSLFAPSSERPPLQLVNGHCSMDALDARETPDLMTHGTSGDRRQSVIQYKQQDWDS; encoded by the exons TTGGTCCCATCAATTCCACACTTCACCAGGTTTTCAGGTTTGAGCAATCTGGACGAAATCAGTGCCATCCTGAACAGCACACAGTATAAG CTCCCTGAAGTttttccaccaccaccacaaccaccaccacctccaccacctgaAGAGGAAGAGGATGCAGACGTGGAAGAGGCAGAAGAGCTTGGTCACATGGACACGTACTCTGAATACAAGCCATCCAAGT CTACCATTGGAATCTCTCACCCGGACATTGTAGTGGAGACTAGCACACTCTCTAGTGTACCTCCCCCAGACGTCACATATACTCTTTCCATCCCAGAAAACGTCATCCAGACTGGTCTGCTGTCTGCTTTGCAGCTTGAGGCCATCATCTATGCTTGCCAG CAACATGAAGTGATCCTGCAGAACAACCAGAGGGCAGGTTTTCTGATTGGGGATGGAGCTGGTGTGGGGAAGGGCCGGACTGTGGCTGGGATCATACTGGAGAACTATTTAAAGGGAAGAAAGAGAGCCCTATG GTTCAGTGTGTCTAATGACCTGAAATATGATGCAGAAAGAGACCTCAAGGACATAGAGGCCCCTAATATTCCTGTTTTTGCTTTAAACAAG aTTAAATATGGAGATACAGCTACCTCAGAGGGCGTCCTGTTTGCCACATACTCAGCACTGATTGGAGAGAGTCAGGCTGGGGGACAACACCGCACCAGACTCAAACAGATACTAGACTGGTGTAAATCTGATTTTGATGGAGTC ATTGTGTTTGATGAATGCCATAAAGCCAAAAATGCAACGTCCACTAAGATGGGCAAAGCTGTACTGGACCTGCAGAACAAATTGCCCTTGGCCAGGGTTGTCTATGCTAGTGCCACAG GTGCCTCTGAGCCAAAGAACATGATCTATATGAGCCGGTTGGGTATCTGGGGACAGGGCACACCCTTCAAGACATTTGAGGACTTCCTGCATGCCATTGAAAAAAG GGGCGTAGGTGCCATGGAGATAGTTGCCATGGATATGAAAGTCAGTGGCATGTACATAGCCCGGCAGCTCAGCTTTTCTGGTGTGTCGTTCCGCATCGAGGAGATCACCCTGGATGAGGAGTTCAAGGTGGTCTACAACAAGGCTGCCCGTCTG TGGGCTGAGGCTCTGGAGATTTTCACCAGAGCAGCAGACATGCTGGGACTGGTTTCACGGAAGTCCCTCTGGGGCCAGTTCTGGTCCTCTCACCAGCgcttttttaaatatctctgtatCGCCGCCAAAGTGCGCCGCCTTGTGGAGCTTGCTCAGACTGAGCTGGACCATGGCAAG tgtattgtgATTGGGTTGCAGTCGACTGGCGAGGCCCGTACTCGAGAGGTTCTAGATGAGAATGATGGACACCTAGACCGATTTGTCTCTGCAGCTGA GGGTGTGTTTCAGTCTTTAGTTCAGAAGCATTTTCCATTAGAGAAACCGAAGAGAGAGAAGACTGCTGGAAGTAAGAGAAAAC GAAAGCCCAGAGGTCGCCCACCCAAATTTCCAAAGCACTGTGTGGAGGTGGGAGGTGTTATTAAAATCAGTGATGACTCTGATACAGACTCTGAGGACATAGACAGTGATTCCAACTCCTCCCCTGAGTCCCTGCTGGATAATGATGATGTTATCTTTGTTAACCACATCAATGGACCTTCTG CGAAACTAGAGGAACTGAAACACGGGCTGCTGGTTAAGATAGCTGAGCTAGGAAAGGAGCTTCCTCTCAACACACTGGACGAGCTGATTGACAGGTTTGGAGGGCCAGAAAGAGTATCAGAG ATGACAGGGCGTAAAGGTCGCGTAGTGCGGAGACCGGATGGCAGGGTGCAGTATGAATCACGGGCAGAGCAAGGGCTCACGATAGACCATGTTAACATAAAAGAGAAGGAGCGTTTCATGGGAGGCGAGAAG ctGGTGGCAATCATCTCAGAGGCAGCAAGTTCAGGGATCTCTCTGCAGGCGGATAAACGAGTGCAGAACCAGAGGCGGAGAGTGCACATGACCCTGGAGTTGCCCTGGAGTGCTGACCGCGCCATCCAGCAGTTCG GACGCACTCACCGATCCAATCAAGTGAGCGCTCCAGAATACATATTTCTCATATCGGAGCTGGCAGGAGAAAGAAGATTTGCCTGCATTGTGGCCAAGCGATTGGAGAGCTTG GGTGCACTTACCCATGGAGACAGACGGGCCACTGAGTCTAGAGACCTGAGCAAATACAACTTTGAAAACAAA TATGGCACCAAGGCATTGGACAAGATCACTAAAGCTATTTTGGGACAAATTGAAAACAAAGTCCCAGCACCAAAAGGTTATCCAGGGGGTGAAGCAAGGTTCTTTGCAG ATATCAAGAAAGGCATGATTGATGTGGGTATTTTATGTAGGGAGCCACGCTTTGGTCTTAATCCAGAGAAAG ACTGCACTATCACCAAGTTCCTAAACCGGATTTTGGGACTGGAGGTGCACAAACAGAATTCTCTCTTCCAGTACTTCACTGACAACTTTGACTACTTGATAGAAAAGGATAAGAAGGAAGGCAAATACGACTTGGGCATCCTTG ATTTGGCACCGGGTAATGATGAGATCCACGAGGAGAAGCAAGAAGTGTTTCTGACTCCTGGAAACCCCCAGGAAGGCCAAGTCATCCTCTATAAG ATCAGCGTGGATAGGGGGATGCCCTGGGATGAGGCTTGTAGGAAAGCAGAGACACTTAATATGGAACACGAGGGATTCTATGTCTCAAACAag CTTCGAGGGAGCCAGCCATGTGTACTGTTGGCAGAGCAAGGCAGAGGTCGTAATCTCATTCTGTACAAGCCCAACATCGGCAGGCAGGCCCATCCTGAGAACTTGGACAACCTGCTGCTGCGCTACCGCAAG GTGACTCCAGATGAAGCCAAGGATTGCTGGGAGAATCAGTTTGTTTTCTCATTCAAAAAGTGCAGCCATGCCAACTG GAAGGGCAAGTGTAAGCAGGTGGAGCAGGGTCAGGAGTGCTGGCTTGGCATGCGTCTGCGGCAGTATCACATGCTGTGTGGAGCTTTGCTGAGAGTGTGGAAGCGAGTCGCAGATGTTGTCTCTGACATCACCAATTCCAGCATCTTGCAGATTGTGCGCCTCAAAACCAAACAGAACAGCAAGCAAGTTG GTATAAAGATCCCAGAAAACTGTGTGGAGCGTGTACGCAGCGAACTTGCCCAGATGGATGGAGAGGTGAAGCGGGCTCgacaggagaaggagaagattGCGCAGGAAAAGCTTTTGCAGGAGCAGCGTGCCCGGCAGTTTCTCTTTCGGCTGGAGCAGCAGAAGCTTCTGTTTGGCTGCAGAATTTTCAAACAGCCTCCACCCTACCCTGGCAGCCACCCTGGCCAGGTCATTCCACCAAAAACCCAAGCTGTGGAAGAGGTGCTGGACCTCACGCTGAGCCCGTGCCCTTCTCCAGAGCCTTTGGCCAACGGTGCAAATGGAGGCACTGTTCTTAACGGAACAGCCGGGATAAACGGTGTATTTGGATTACACAGAGGAGGAAGTGTAGGAGGCCCGAAGTTTCCTGAGACACTTCATCTGGAAGAACTGATTTCTCAGGAGCAGCAGAGGGACATGCAAGCTCCATTACAGCAGAACATGACACATCTTCCACGCCCCTCACAGGCCCACAGCAACTTCCTTGCTCTAAAGCAGCAGCTGAAGAGCAATCCACACACCGTCCACACACTGAAGCAACAGCACACAGCACTTGGAGTGCTTCAACAAAGCGTGGCACCTGCACCCagtgttttcagcacacaggttTCCAGTCAAGTAGCAGCCCGGTTTAATCCTCAGATTATGAGGCTCCAGAACGAGAACAAGCCGCTCCCACAGCTAAAGCCACACACCAACTCTCTAACCAACCATACTTTGCATGGACACCAGCTGCAGCAGCGCACGGATGGGATGTCGCATGCACCTCACTCACTGCTACCGTCACCTTTACAACAAGGTGGTCATCAACATGCAtcgatgcacacacacacacccagcgtATGCACGCATGGGCTAGAAAGGCAGATCCCAGCTAACGAACACACACCGCTTTCACTAAAAACATGTCAGCAGTCGCAGCAGGCGGTCAGCAGTCAGTCTGTACTAGAAAGTTCCACAACTGCACAGAGCGAGATTAGTTTCAACTTCGATACGGCCATTCCATATTCGTTCACCTCTCCAGTTCCTCAAGCCACATCCTCTTCTGCCCAGTCGTTTTCTTGCTCCTCTTCCCGCACGTTgcccctcttctccacactgAGCTCATCTTCACTCTCAAACTCTTCAATCTCTTCTTCCTCACTCTTCGCACCCTCCTCCGAGCGGCCTCCCCTTCAGTTAGTCAACGGACACTGCAGCATGGACGCCCTGGACGCACGTGAGACACCAGACCTCATGACACACGGAACTTCTGGTGACAGGCGCCAGTCTGTTATTCAGTACAAACAGCAGGACTGGGACAGCTAA